A window of the Gossypium arboreum isolate Shixiya-1 chromosome 2, ASM2569848v2, whole genome shotgun sequence genome harbors these coding sequences:
- the LOC108465373 gene encoding crocetin glucosyltransferase, chloroplastic-like — MADQQQQPPQVLLVTFASQGHINPSLQFANKLINSGVHVTLMSVSSMIHQFNKASPVHGLSYAYYSDGYDHAFQLSGDTNHYLSETKRHGTQSLREFLADQGTRFTSIVYCTLLPWVATVAREFHIPATLLWFQPASLLNICYHYFKGYDEIITKNIDDPTFTVQMPGLPPLSRHDLPSFFIPSNPQAMPLLTMKEHVQVLDQETNPRVLVNTFDLLETEAIKAADKWYSMVGIGPLMPNLAETSMGGDLFKVTKEHKEMEWLNTKPETSVIYVAFGSLSTLAKPQMELLAKGLLETGRPFLWVIRESTDEQEKDSLSRLNELKKIGMILPWCSQVQVLSHPSIGCFLTHSGWNSTFESLVSGVPMVTFPQWVDQGTNSKLVQDVWKTGVRLRQNEDGMVEAGEIKRCLEMVMGGEEIRKNAKKWKDLAKEAVEEGGTSYNNIKAFVEELTNK; from the coding sequence ATGGCGGACCAACAACAACAACCCCCCCAAGTCCTCTTAGTAACTTTCGCTTCTCAAGGCCACATTAACCCTTCCCTTCAATTTGCAAATAAACTCATCAACAGTGGTGTCCACGTCACGTTGATGTCGGTTTCTTCCATGATTCACCAATTCAACAAAGCTTCACCTGTCCATGGCTTGTCCTACGCCTATTACTCCGACGGCTATGACCATGCCTTTCAACTTTCCGGTGACACGAATCATTACCTGTCCGAGACAAAGCGTCACGGTACTCAATCCTTGAGAGAGTTTCTTGCTGATCAAGGCACTAGGTTCACTTCCATTGTTTACTGTACTCTTCTCCCTTGGGTGGCAACGGTGGCTCGTGAGTTTCACATCCCAGCCACCCTCCTCTGGTTCCAACCTGCTTCTCTTTTGAACATCTGTTACCATTACTTCAAGGGATACGATGAGATCATTACCAAAAACATCGATGACCCCACGTTTACAGTTCAGATGCCGGGGCTGCCACCGCTTTCTCGCCATGATTTACCTTCCTTTTTCATCCCGTCCAATCCACAAGCTATGCCACTCTTAACCATGAAAGAACATGTACAAGTTCTTGACCAAGAGACCAACCCCAGAGTTTTAGTTAACACGTTCGACCTATTAGAAACTGAAGCCATAAAAGCGGCTGACAAGTGGTACAGTATGGTCGGAATCGGACCACTAATGCCAAACCTTGCTGAAACATCCATGGGAGGTGATCTTTTCAAGGTCACAAAAGAGCATAAAGAAATGGAATGGCTCAACACAAAGCCTGAAACATCAGTCATTTATGTCGCATTTGGGAGCCTTTCCACATTGGCTAAACCACAAATGGAGCTACTCGCGAAGGGGTTGCTTGAAACTGGGCGTCCATTTTTGTGGGTGATAAGGGAAAGTACTGATGAACAAGAAAAGGATTCATTGAGTAGGTTAAATGAACTGAAAAAGATAGGGATGATACTGCCATGGTGCTCACAAGTGCAAGTTCTTTCCCACCCATCGATCGGATGTTTTTTAACACACAGTGGGTGGAACTCGACGTTCGAAAGCTTGGTTTCAGGGGTACCTATGGTGACATTTCCTCAATGGGTAGACCAAGGAACCAATTCCAAGCTCGTCCAAGATGTATGGAAAACAGGTGTACGTCTAAGACAGAATGAAGATGGAATGGTTGAAGCTGGTGAGATAAAAAGATGCTTGGAAATGGTGATGGGAGGTGAAGAAATTAGAAAGAATGCCAAGAAATGGAAGGATTTGGCTAAAGAAGCTGTGGAGGAAGGAGGGACTTCATATAACAACATTAAAGCTTTCGTGGAAGAgcttacaaataaataa
- the LOC108464287 gene encoding violaxanthin de-epoxidase, chloroplastic produces the protein MSLVLEPPPPPLSKSKTGAPLKRCFTSIRTALSPPNHRFRASRFPLHPTSSSRPTVTVVLKTEKEKNAVTEQKDPPVRIVAVVGQGSVSPLKCTPWEEVMMHTAKRLKWVDEGYEMVVFPDNFHQSNDQTAMDLQKELACADILLVVAVTNQDSVKWIGTNSGNIPNVICFESDPGLVNKLGGSYVHSEMKGSIFDKLVGISQLKKTVETKEVVQTVSEAWDRCNSDDIRFCLLVIINAYIQPVPVLKNLRSKGFSTLNCMVKNCGPQILDCLMDPNCRKALQCLNKCSPVDQVCNYRCIASFESPKLEAFSLCVLQKNNCLDLDAKIPEKPYVQPMLKFRGKDLCHETAKDLFVGWLGSLDWSWRVVAGQNPAYDQFPCQYQLFYRGKAKGSFWYEPVFQVKTLEGELVWRRRKYRVKRANVPGTFYFSVLDNGVVSNEYWTIVDVSEDFSWGLFHYHGAARVAGQSYTGAVLVSPDGTYPKQTQNNRLSSALEKCGIKEWELYTVDNCACQDPPLGIPEGSSLHSMVDAKDQSWSSV, from the exons ATGAGCTTGGTTCTGGAACCTCCGCCTCCACCTCTATCCAAATCCAAAACCGGTGCTCCGCTCAAACGCTGCTTCACCTCCATCCGCACCGCGTTATCTCCGCCAAACCATCGATTCAGAGCCTCTCGTTTTCCACTTCATCCGACTTCCAGCTCTAGACCAACTGTTACTGTGGTTCTAAAGACGGAGAAGGAAAAAAATGCGGTGACGGAGCAAAAAGACCCGCCGGTAAGGATTGTGGCAGTGGTCGGCCAAGGAAGCGTCAGCCCATTAAAATGCACCCCCTGGGAGGAGGTTATGATGCACACC GCAAAAAGATTGAAATGGGTGGATGAAGGATATGAAATGGTTGTTTTCCCTGACAATTTCCATCAATCTAATGATCAAACAGCCATGGATCTGCAAAAGGAATTGGCTTGTGCAGATATTTTGCTAGTTGTAGCTGTTACTAATCAAGACTCGGTGAAATGGATTGGGACAAATAGCGGAAACATCCCTAACGTAATCTGCTTTGAATCCGATCCGGGTTTGGTTAACAAATTAGGAGGCTCTTATGTCCACAGTGAAATGAAAGGAAGTATCTTTGACAAATTGGTGGGAATTTCTCAACTGAAGAAAACAGTTGAAACAAAGGAAGTTGTGCAAACCGTATCGGAGGCATGGGACCGGTGTAATTCTGACGATATAAGGTTCTGTTTGTTGGTTATTATCAATGCTTATATTCAGCCAGTCCCGGTCTTGAAGAACTTGAGATCAAAGGGCTTTTCAACCCTGAACTGTATGGTGAAGAATTGTGGACCTCAGATATTGGATTGTCTTATGGATCCGAATTGTAGGAAAGCACTTCAATGCTTGAACAAATGCAGCCCTGTAGATCAGGTGTGTAATTATCGGTGTATTGCTTCATTTGAAAGTCCGAAACTAGAAGCATTTTCTCTGTGTGTTCTTCAGAAAAACAATTGTCTTGATTTAGATGCGAAGATCCCCGAAAAGCCGTACGTGCAGCCTATGCTTAAGTTTCGAGGGAAGGACTTGTGCCATGAAACCGCCAAAGATTTATTTGTTGGTTGGTTGGGGAGTTTGGATTGGAGTTGGCGAGTCGTAGCAGGACAGAACCCAGCCTATGATCAGTTCCCATGTCAGTACCAGCTATTTTACAGGGGAAAGGCGAAGGGATCGTTTTGGTACGAGCCAGTTTTTCAGGTTAAAACTTTAGAAGGAGAACTGGTTTGGAGGCGTCGTAAATATCGAGTCAAGAGAGCAAACGTTCCAGGGACATTTTACTTCAGTGTCTTGGATAACGGGGTTGTTTCGAACGAGTATTGGACAATCGTAGATGTATCAGAAGATTTTAGCTGGGGTCTGTTCCATTACCATGGGGCAGCACGAGTGGCCGGACAATCGTATACTGGAGCAGTGCTGGTTAGTCCGGATGGGACATACCCTAAACAGACACAGAACAACAGATTATCTTCAGCTTTGGAGAAATGTGGAATTAAGGAATGGGAATTATATACGGTTGATAACTGTGCATGCCAAGATCCTCCATTAGGAATTCCAGAAGGTTCAAGTTTACATTCAATGGTTGATGCAAAAGACCAGAGCTGGAGCTCAGTTTAA